TACGCTGAAGCGGGACATTGAGATCTTGGAGGAATCGGGAGTGGACATTGCCCGTAACAAAGGCAAATACGGGAAGGTGTATTATAGCTATCAGGATCACCTATTCGAAACTTACCAGCTCCGCTTCATCAACGATGCCGTCTTGTCAGCCAAGTTCATCACGGAGAAGGAAAAGAAGACCCTGATCCAGAAGACGAAACAGATGACAAGCCGCCACATAGCGAAGACTTTACCCGACCCTGTGCTTTTTTCGCAGTCGTCGAACGAAGATTACCAACTAGTCAAATTGAATATTGATTACATACACAGAGCTATTTCTGACCAAAAAGTACTCCAGTATCATTACGGCAGGTACAACTTAAAGAAAGAATTCGAATTCAGCCGTAACGGCGATCTGTACGAAGTCGAGCCATACGCCCTGATCTGGCAGAGTGATTACTACTACTTGATCGGCAAATTCCGCGGCAACGGAGAGATGCGTCATTACCGCCTGGATCGGATGCGCCACATGGATATGAAGGAAGAACGGTTCCGCCGCGATGCATTTACTATCCAGGACTACGTGGACCAAAGCTTCCACATGTTCACCGGAGAAGACAGCCGTATTAAAATCGAATTCGACGCCTCGCTCCTGAACGTCGTCATCGACCGTTTCGGAATCGATGCTTCCATCACACCCGTCACTGACGACCGCTTCATCCTGTCGACACAGGCAAAAATCAGCCGTGGCCTCATTAACTGGATCCTGACCTGGGGAGCCAAGGCGAAGGTGCTGTCTCCGGATAAGCTTGTCGAAGATATCAAACAGGAAGTGGAACACATGTACAAGCACTACCAATAAATAAGAACACGCGTTGGGTGAGCAAATTTTTGCTCACCCTTTTTATTATGATGAACGTACCAAATCGAAAGGGAGAGGTCATCATGAAATCATTTGTAAAAGTATTAGGAGCCGTCATCATCGGAGGAAGCCTGCTCACCGCCTGTGCAGCCGAAGAATCGACGATGTCAAGCGGAGACGAACCGAAGCAGGCGGAAGCAGAAGAGAAAGCCGATCAAACCGAAGCACAGCTGGAAGTGAAATCGGAGACGTTCGACGCTTGGGAAGACAGCATCGGAAGCATTTACGCGAGTTATTCCGCAGAAATCACAAACACAGGAGACGCCCCCGCATCCGTTGGTGATATCCAAGTGAACTTCGAAGGAGAAGACGGTTCCATCCTTGGAACGATGCAGATGGTCCTGCCCGTCCCTGAGATTGTCCAACCGGGAGAGACCGCCTACATCGGCGAAAACACCATCCTCGATACCGTCACATCCGCAGAAGAGATTGCCAACGCCACGATGAACATGGACTTCAGCCAGACGGAAGAAGATCCTGCTCTTCTCACGACGGAAAACATCAAACTAACCGAGGGTAAAGATGAATACTCCAGCGTCTACACCGTGACAGGAACCGTCCTCAACGAAACGACGGAGAAAGCCGACGATATCCGTCTTGCCGCAGGCCTGTATGATGCAGAAGGCAACTTCCTCGGCACCTTGAACGGCAGCATCGAGGTCAGCCTGAACCCGGACGGCAAAGCAGGATTTGAACTGAACTATCCGGAACTCCCTGCCAATATCAAAGGCAAAGCGACAGAAGCCAAAGTGAAAGCCTATAACTGGTCATTCTGATTAAAAACCAAGGAGGAATGAAACATGAATAGAACGACAGAAATGGTACTGGGAATCATCGGTGGCCTGATTGGGTTCGGAGGCGCATTCTTCGCCCTCTTCATGGGAGCCTTAGACGAATCCTTCAACGGAACGAGCGAACTGAACGGCCTTGGGTCGAGCGCATTCCTGTTCAGCATCCTCGCCATCATAGGAGCGATCGTCGTCAAATTCAAACCGAAACTGGGCGGATGGCTCATGCTGATCAGTGGTGTCGCCATCCTGATTTCCATCAGCCTGTTCGGTGTCGTCCCGGCACTGTTCCTTGTAGCGGCAGGGTTGATGGGGATTCTGAGGAAAGGGAAAAAGTCGCAGCGTGCGGCTGCTTAAAAAAAGGGAGGACCGATAATCGGGCCTCCCTTTTTCGTTCTATTCCATTCTTTTAAACATACCAAGTAAAATAATAATCGCACCTAACACAAAACAAAGAACCTGGAAATAAATTAAATGGTAAGCATTCATATCGTCTATCCCCAGTTCCATGTAAGCCGTAAATACCTTCAAGAAGAATATTAATACCAATTAAAATAGAAAACGCGCCAAAAATTATGTAGCTCTTGTTTATTCTCGCCAGTCCTCCAAAAAGATAAAAAAGGAAGCAGGAACGAGTAGAGTTCCTGCCTTTGTTACTTTATTCCGTTAAAAATTTAAAGATTTTTTCCTTAACATTTTCTTCAGGTTTTTTATCACCTTTAAAAGAATACTTTAAAATAATGTCTTTATTAAAGTCTGTGGAAGCATTAGTTAGCCAGTCCTCTAACTCCTCTACATCCTCTACAATACAAGGCTTTAAGTCATCTTCTTTGGACATCTCAAGCAAGAGCGTGGAAGAGTCTATTTCGTTCGTTCGAACAAAAGTTCCTTTCTTAAAAGAAATGACTGCTCCTTTTCCTATATAAGAATCGAGAGAATTTACAAAG
This sequence is a window from Bacillus sp. SB49. Protein-coding genes within it:
- a CDS encoding helix-turn-helix transcriptional regulator; this translates as MEVTNNTRLLKLRDILFEETDENNELSITEIEDKLKLHFGTDASFDPRTLKRDIEILEESGVDIARNKGKYGKVYYSYQDHLFETYQLRFINDAVLSAKFITEKEKKTLIQKTKQMTSRHIAKTLPDPVLFSQSSNEDYQLVKLNIDYIHRAISDQKVLQYHYGRYNLKKEFEFSRNGDLYEVEPYALIWQSDYYYLIGKFRGNGEMRHYRLDRMRHMDMKEERFRRDAFTIQDYVDQSFHMFTGEDSRIKIEFDASLLNVVIDRFGIDASITPVTDDRFILSTQAKISRGLINWILTWGAKAKVLSPDKLVEDIKQEVEHMYKHYQ
- a CDS encoding FxLYD domain-containing protein, whose translation is MKSFVKVLGAVIIGGSLLTACAAEESTMSSGDEPKQAEAEEKADQTEAQLEVKSETFDAWEDSIGSIYASYSAEITNTGDAPASVGDIQVNFEGEDGSILGTMQMVLPVPEIVQPGETAYIGENTILDTVTSAEEIANATMNMDFSQTEEDPALLTTENIKLTEGKDEYSSVYTVTGTVLNETTEKADDIRLAAGLYDAEGNFLGTLNGSIEVSLNPDGKAGFELNYPELPANIKGKATEAKVKAYNWSF
- a CDS encoding DUF4064 domain-containing protein, with the protein product MNRTTEMVLGIIGGLIGFGGAFFALFMGALDESFNGTSELNGLGSSAFLFSILAIIGAIVVKFKPKLGGWLMLISGVAILISISLFGVVPALFLVAAGLMGILRKGKKSQRAAA